Part of the Candidatus Delongbacteria bacterium genome, AATGGCTACCTGAGCTCGCTGGGTATCTGCCATGCGCAATGGGCGTCCTTCCTCTATGGCGGCGGCAACTCCTGGAATGCTGCCCTGTATCTGTACTACTCGGACGAGGCGAACCTCACCCACTGCGAATTCGGCTACAGCGCCGTGTCCGGTGTGCGTGCCACATCCGGATCTCCCGTGGTGCAGAACTGTTCATTCACCGGAAATCAGGGCAATGGCATTCTGGGCAGCAATACGGGTATGTCTCTGGAAGCATGCAGTTTCAGTGACAATGTGCTCTACGGTGCCCGGCTGGACGGAACACCCAGTTCGCATGGCGGAGGCAACAGCGGGTCCGGCAACGGATCGAACGGTATCGCGATGAGCGGTACTGCTGCCGGATCCATCACCTGGGGTGCCAATCAGTCCGATTTCTGCTACATCTTGCTGGGCCTGCTCAGCATTGGATCGGGTGACACGCTCAGTCTGGCTCCGGCCACGGTCGTGAAGGCGACCAGTACCAGCCAGTTGAACGTCTACGGAACCCTGCTCTGCCCCGGCACCGAAGCGGATCCGATCATCTTCACCAGTCACAATGACGACAGTGCGGGCGGTGACACCCACAACGACATGGATGCGGTTGCCCCGGCGCCCGGCGACTGGCGCGGCATTCAGCTGTACGGTTACCTGAGCAATCAGGGGATGGCCGATTTTGATTGGTGCAACATGCGCTATGGCGGCGGGAGCAGCCTCAACACGAATCTGCTGGGATACTACAGTGATCAGGGCAGTTTCGACAATTGCCGATTCGACTACAGTCTGCAGGATGGAGTGCTGACCCAGCATTCTCTGTTCGAGATGCAGGACTGCAGTTTCACGGGCAATCTGGGCAACGGCCTGCGCACGCCGAGTGGGGCCTCGCCTTCGCTGTTCGGTTGCATATTCAACGGCAATGGCAACTACGCCGCCCTGCTGTCTGCCGACCAGAACAACTACGGAGGCAACTCGGGCAGCGGCAATGGATTCAATGGCATCGGAATTCAGGGAAATCTTGGATCGAACCTCACCTGGCAGGCCAATGATCCGGATTTCGTCTACATCTTCAGCGGCGATTTCTCGATCGGTCTGGGCGATACGCTCTGGCTTGAAGAGGGACTGACCGCCAAGTTCCAGCCCGCGGCCACCTGCGCCGTCTATGGGGTGCTTCAGGCCATGGGCAGCGAGCTGAACCCAATTCTGATCACATCCATCCGCGATGATGCCTGGGGCGGCGACACCAACAACGATGGCGCGGCCAGTGATCCGGCAGCCGGTGACTGGGAAGGGTTCTATCTGTATGGCTATCTGGGCAACACGGGCGTGGGCGAATTCACCCACACACATATGCGCTACGGAGGCGCCGCGCCCTTTGGTGCCATGGTCAAGCACTACTACTCCGACTCGGGGCAGTACTCACATGTGCAGCTCAGCCAGAGCGCCGATCACGCCATCGAGACGATTCAGTCCTCGCCCGTGCTGGCACACAGCCAACTGACGGACAATGCAGGGAATGGTGTCCACATTTCCTCGGGCACTCCGGTGCTGGGAGCCGTCGATCAGTCGGCCGGGGGGTTCAATACCTTCACGGGCAATGATGGAGGAGGATATCAGGTCTGGAGCAATACGGCGTCGGTGATCCAGGCGTACTACAACAACTGGGGCACCTATGATGCCATCACGATTGACGATCATATCCGCGACAACGAGGAATCCGCGGCGGGTGAGGTGCGGTTTGCTCCCTTCATCACCCTCGAGGGACCGCCGCAGTTCGTGACCATCCAGGTCGACAATCAGGCCGACACCGTGCACCTGTACTGGGCGCCCGTGCTGAACGCCATTGGCTACACTGTCTACAGCAGCGACTCGCCCTGGTCGGGCTTCACCCTGGATGAGAGCGGCACCTTCAGTGATGCCAGCTGGGTGGCGCCCAGGACCTCCGACTTGAAGAGCTATCTGGTGCGCGCCGTGACGCCGTGATGACACGGAAGCGCCTTCTCGGATGAGACAATACCACAAGGGGCAGGGTCACACGACCCTGCCCCTTGCTCTTTT contains:
- a CDS encoding right-handed parallel beta-helix repeat-containing protein, producing the protein MKRTHTILGVLALAALATQAGAATDVSGSAYGAWAAGTYRVTGDLSVATGDTLTLAAGVVMKFLPGAGLNCNGTVLALGTSVDPIVFTSRDDDSHGEVLGDSDGTPAAGDWDGLYFNGYLGGIGGGDFSNCLLRYGGGNSNSSNLYTYYTDGFRFIDSRSEFSLVHGMRVQAGLLEISGSEFHGNGLHGISGESNADLIIVDCLFSDNVDSGARLSGVRPARMGGNGGTGNGMNGLAFQGTLSGRCALSANAPGFPFVLSNTLTVGTADTLEIGPGCIIKCENVASINSTGHLMLNGTQDSLIVFTSIHDDSIDGDTNGDAESILPGPGDWFGIYSNGYLSSLGICHAQWASFLYGGGNSWNAALYLYYSDEANLTHCEFGYSAVSGVRATSGSPVVQNCSFTGNQGNGILGSNTGMSLEACSFSDNVLYGARLDGTPSSHGGGNSGSGNGSNGIAMSGTAAGSITWGANQSDFCYILLGLLSIGSGDTLSLAPATVVKATSTSQLNVYGTLLCPGTEADPIIFTSHNDDSAGGDTHNDMDAVAPAPGDWRGIQLYGYLSNQGMADFDWCNMRYGGGSSLNTNLLGYYSDQGSFDNCRFDYSLQDGVLTQHSLFEMQDCSFTGNLGNGLRTPSGASPSLFGCIFNGNGNYAALLSADQNNYGGNSGSGNGFNGIGIQGNLGSNLTWQANDPDFVYIFSGDFSIGLGDTLWLEEGLTAKFQPAATCAVYGVLQAMGSELNPILITSIRDDAWGGDTNNDGAASDPAAGDWEGFYLYGYLGNTGVGEFTHTHMRYGGAAPFGAMVKHYYSDSGQYSHVQLSQSADHAIETIQSSPVLAHSQLTDNAGNGVHISSGTPVLGAVDQSAGGFNTFTGNDGGGYQVWSNTASVIQAYYNNWGTYDAITIDDHIRDNEESAAGEVRFAPFITLEGPPQFVTIQVDNQADTVHLYWAPVLNAIGYTVYSSDSPWSGFTLDESGTFSDASWVAPRTSDLKSYLVRAVTP